A stretch of the Tannerella serpentiformis genome encodes the following:
- the mobV gene encoding MobV family relaxase translates to MPILLFYGEKARGSDSAMTSHIERTSHPKNADESRTHLNRTLIEYPEGVKDRTAAIQHRLEHAGLKRKIGSNQVRAIRINLSGSPEDMARIEATGQLDAWCADSLQYLFDTFGRENIVSAHLHMDEKTPHIHATLVPIVQAARTRRKKEDQVKRHYRKKSADTPRLCADDIMTRGRLKSHQDGYAKAMSHHGLQRGIDGSEARHISTQQYYRDLKKQSHELQEDITQLQADKTVADEALRQAKREVQVERLKGSAVTAATQITDSIGSLFGGGKVKALEKENEALKKQIESLESQAQKREQHFRQMEQAHREERSRLVEYIEKVKRYFPQVEKLLPLVDFFRKTMHFSEELCRKLCGLKPLKVSGMLYSDEFDRKFPAENTSVAFGHEKETDEHFTLLLDGVDFVRWFRQRMDRLREDMGIPRKQSRGVRR, encoded by the coding sequence ATCCCCATTCTTTTGTTTTATGGGGAAAAAGCACGCGGCTCGGACAGCGCCATGACCTCACACATCGAGCGGACGTCGCATCCGAAGAATGCTGACGAAAGTCGCACGCACCTCAATCGGACACTCATCGAATACCCCGAGGGAGTGAAAGATCGCACGGCCGCCATCCAACATCGCTTGGAGCATGCCGGACTGAAACGAAAAATCGGCAGCAATCAGGTGCGAGCCATCCGTATCAACCTCTCGGGATCGCCCGAGGATATGGCACGCATCGAAGCCACAGGACAGCTCGACGCTTGGTGCGCCGACAGCCTCCAATACCTCTTCGACACCTTCGGGCGGGAAAACATCGTCTCAGCTCACCTGCACATGGATGAGAAAACACCACATATCCACGCCACCCTCGTCCCCATTGTTCAGGCGGCACGCACACGCCGAAAAAAAGAGGATCAAGTCAAGAGGCATTATCGCAAGAAATCGGCCGACACACCCCGCTTATGTGCTGACGACATCATGACCCGCGGGAGGCTCAAATCCCACCAAGACGGATACGCCAAAGCCATGAGCCACCACGGGCTACAGCGAGGAATCGATGGCTCGGAGGCTCGACACATCTCCACTCAGCAATACTATCGCGACCTGAAGAAGCAAAGCCATGAACTGCAAGAAGACATCACTCAGCTGCAGGCCGACAAGACCGTCGCAGATGAAGCGCTCCGACAAGCGAAAAGAGAAGTTCAGGTCGAACGTCTGAAGGGATCAGCCGTAACGGCTGCCACCCAGATCACAGACAGCATTGGTTCACTCTTCGGCGGCGGCAAAGTCAAGGCTCTCGAGAAGGAGAACGAGGCGTTGAAAAAGCAGATTGAATCCCTCGAAAGTCAAGCTCAAAAGCGTGAACAACATTTCCGTCAGATGGAGCAAGCACATCGAGAAGAGCGTTCGCGACTGGTTGAATACATCGAAAAGGTGAAGCGCTATTTCCCTCAGGTGGAGAAGTTGCTGCCGCTCGTTGATTTCTTTCGGAAGACAATGCACTTCTCCGAAGAACTATGTCGGAAACTGTGCGGGCTGAAACCGCTCAAAGTGTCCGGAATGCTCTATTCAGATGAATTCGACCGCAAGTTCCCGGCAGAGAACACATCCGTCGCCTTTGGCCATGAAAAGGAAACCGACGAACACTTCACGCTGCTTCTTGACGGCGTGGATTTCGTCCGATGGTTCAGACAACGCATGGATCGGTTGCGTGAGGATATGGGCATCCCTCGCAAGCAAAGCCGCGGTGTGAGGCGGTGA
- a CDS encoding DUF3408 domain-containing protein — MGDMGVKRRTVEESPFFDPPVEVAPTKSAFDPSPAEAEEAKEAVIHPQTEADKPKEEVIAAPPPAPTPRRVGKLKNHKEDLAAFRETYLQPARISHRRAVYVSDETQQRLDFVVRRIGLRGASISGYVERVLREHLDGYKDCIEVWRKL; from the coding sequence ATGGGCGACATGGGCGTCAAACGGCGCACGGTGGAAGAGTCGCCTTTCTTCGATCCGCCGGTAGAGGTAGCGCCGACAAAAAGCGCGTTCGATCCTTCTCCGGCGGAGGCGGAGGAGGCTAAGGAGGCAGTCATTCATCCTCAGACGGAGGCGGATAAGCCCAAGGAGGAAGTCATAGCGGCCCCACCACCCGCTCCGACTCCTCGAAGAGTCGGCAAGCTCAAGAACCACAAGGAGGATTTGGCGGCGTTCCGAGAGACGTACCTCCAACCCGCGCGCATCAGCCACCGCAGGGCGGTCTACGTCTCTGACGAGACCCAGCAGAGATTAGACTTTGTCGTCCGCCGGATCGGCCTGCGAGGCGCCAGCATCTCGGGCTATGTCGAGCGCGTGCTTCGCGAGCATCTCGACGGGTACAAGGACTGCATCGAAGTCTGGCGAAAGCTCTGA
- a CDS encoding T9SS type A sorting domain-containing protein gives MSYCHLQDCGINLSLGFGPQLGGVIRNSVRKATCLSTCSISGSSFIFCNNSERYTIQNLPAGASVRWNASNSNLQLVSGQRTREAVFSRRSNGKSAIKAQITINGSSISVEKKDILVGERPEIRGIDGYESLPAPGAEYYRAHVSGNTSCIWECNDKTWCEITPFKSSAVYDFKRAGIYIISATGVNDCGRSKTVSYTVRVDNRRTFSLSPNPATDVVTLKLTEPDDGILSPQGQGSLTTRGVTSTYEIQLWNGLTILKSFKTNQPTFQIPIAGLPAGLYFVRVIKDGQTYTEKLIKN, from the coding sequence ATGAGTTATTGTCATCTGCAGGATTGCGGTATTAATCTCAGTTTGGGATTTGGCCCACAGCTGGGTGGTGTTATACGAAATAGTGTAAGAAAGGCAACATGCTTATCTACTTGCTCCATCTCTGGCTCTTCCTTTATTTTTTGTAATAATTCAGAGAGATACACTATTCAAAACTTACCAGCTGGAGCATCTGTACGATGGAATGCGAGCAATAGTAATTTGCAATTGGTCTCCGGACAAAGAACAAGAGAGGCCGTATTTTCAAGAAGGAGCAATGGGAAAAGCGCAATTAAAGCTCAAATAACCATCAATGGAAGCTCGATTAGTGTGGAAAAAAAAGATATTTTAGTTGGGGAACGACCGGAAATTCGGGGTATTGATGGATATGAATCGTTGCCTGCTCCAGGGGCTGAATATTATAGAGCGCATGTTTCCGGTAATACAAGTTGTATTTGGGAGTGTAATGACAAAACGTGGTGTGAAATTACCCCTTTCAAATCAAGTGCAGTATATGATTTTAAGAGAGCCGGTATCTATATTATATCTGCAACCGGTGTGAATGATTGTGGCCGTTCTAAAACCGTATCTTATACTGTAAGAGTTGATAATCGCCGCACGTTTTCTCTCTCCCCCAACCCCGCCACGGATGTAGTGACACTCAAACTGACGGAACCGGACGATGGCATTTTGTCTCCCCAAGGTCAAGGCTCTTTGACCACAAGGGGCGTTACAAGTACGTATGAGATTCAGCTTTGGAATGGGCTAACGATATTGAAATCGTTCAAGACGAATCAGCCGACTTTCCAGATCCCGATCGCGGGACTTCCGGCAGGGTTGTATTTCGTGCGTGTGATCAAAGACGGACAGACCTATACCGAGAAGTTGATCAAGAATTAG
- a CDS encoding reprolysin family propeptide-containing metallopeptidase — translation MKKVYQTKGLNVEFIDISSSLAKARDEIAMRKYFTHPESVSYFHYTPMELNSENRAIRLTIPIGGRDRALELVEASDPFYDYEVETPDGEVRKADRSIRHFRGIIEGVPNSFVAISFNKDKMFGIVSTNEGNYNIAPIRRLNKIVVYDAQNLNSKLDFICGTTDEYPISYSSDILMESFSKSFQSAI, via the coding sequence GTGAAAAAAGTGTATCAAACAAAGGGGTTAAATGTTGAATTTATAGACATTTCATCATCTCTTGCCAAGGCAAGGGATGAGATTGCTATGCGGAAATATTTTACGCATCCTGAAAGTGTTTCTTATTTCCATTATACACCCATGGAATTAAATTCTGAAAATCGAGCCATACGATTAACTATTCCTATTGGAGGGAGGGACAGGGCATTGGAATTGGTGGAGGCTTCGGACCCTTTTTATGATTACGAAGTTGAAACGCCGGACGGAGAGGTTCGTAAAGCAGATAGAAGTATAAGGCATTTCCGAGGTATAATAGAGGGGGTGCCCAATAGCTTTGTTGCTATATCCTTCAATAAGGACAAGATGTTTGGCATTGTATCTACCAATGAGGGTAATTACAATATCGCACCAATAAGAAGGTTAAATAAAATAGTTGTTTATGACGCTCAAAATCTAAATTCAAAATTAGATTTCATCTGCGGTACTACAGATGAGTATCCCATATCTTATTCATCTGATATATTAATGGAGAGCTTTTCAAAAAGCTTTCAATCGGCTATTTAG
- a CDS encoding helix-turn-helix domain-containing protein — MQIILLDGKAWERHRSAFADFIHRIERLIGNPPEVDEWLDNDAVCRRLSISPRTLQTLRDTGKIPFSMVGHKCYYKAGDIADLLNSNAE; from the coding sequence ATGCAAATCATCCTGTTAGATGGCAAGGCTTGGGAGCGACATCGCTCCGCCTTTGCCGACTTCATCCACCGCATCGAGCGGCTCATTGGCAATCCGCCCGAGGTCGACGAATGGCTCGACAACGACGCCGTATGCCGCCGGCTGAGCATCAGCCCTCGCACCCTGCAAACCTTGAGAGATACGGGCAAAATCCCCTTCTCCATGGTCGGGCATAAGTGTTATTACAAAGCCGGCGACATCGCTGATTTACTGAATTCAAACGCTGAATGA
- a CDS encoding helix-turn-helix domain-containing protein, with translation MAEHAIITEESPQMQLFVQLMAGVLKMLERYCASARPTLAGEVYLTGEEVCERLKLSARTLQEYRGRGLLAFYKIGGKILYKQSDLQTMLDRHYNPIQKPSV, from the coding sequence ATGGCAGAGCATGCAATCATTACGGAAGAAAGCCCTCAAATGCAACTGTTTGTCCAGCTCATGGCGGGCGTATTGAAGATGCTGGAGCGCTATTGCGCCTCGGCCCGCCCCACGCTCGCAGGGGAGGTTTATCTCACTGGCGAGGAGGTTTGCGAGCGGCTCAAGCTCAGCGCCCGCACGCTGCAGGAGTACCGCGGCCGCGGCCTCTTGGCCTTCTACAAAATCGGTGGCAAGATCCTCTACAAACAGAGCGACCTGCAAACGATGCTCGACCGACATTATAATCCCATTCAAAAGCCTTCGGTATGA
- a CDS encoding META domain-containing protein — protein MKTKYMIWITALLLFVTGCGKEPLTPAPPPPTPTPPPTELSKQWHLVSFVHAADSTVTPPGRMACKGCFSLALGADGTISGQGFLTVFAGSYRVHNGDITLEGIGGAADGEQPDGKQYIEALRTAVRYEILSARRMRLYYNGGKDYLLFREWGEADSKIPAALLDNMWKLSGFVRTADGVVQEVQSGNCGRCYSMQMLSNGVIAGRTSANEIHGNFEVWGDQIRIDRFFAVQPTRDEPTDGKRYIATMPEVTRYEVKDGQLKLYYNDDENYLLFRAWKESKEEIIPEAPPAELLGRTWRLLGFGGPFDYAVREPEPTECRVCYTLTFSKDGTMKGRTSSREISGQYKVRGGTFVMLFSANESAESSADGREYIRALDSISTYILSGDRLTFYSEDQRRHLLFCDEKALSFDRVPPGLSGVWKLVGFVSADGILSEADPKDCDRCYTISFLKDGYLTGRTINNEAWARYQFNGHNIRIRDFGMTMVGEYGDSDTYVKALKQSTRYELVSGRLRLYYNNDRDYLLFKKIQ, from the coding sequence ATGAAAACGAAATACATGATATGGATCACCGCCCTGCTCCTGTTTGTGACGGGATGCGGTAAGGAACCGCTGACACCAGCGCCACCTCCCCCGACACCGACGCCTCCCCCGACCGAATTATCCAAGCAGTGGCACTTGGTCAGCTTTGTCCACGCGGCAGACAGCACAGTGACGCCTCCCGGGCGGATGGCGTGCAAAGGTTGCTTCAGCCTGGCATTAGGAGCGGACGGGACGATCAGCGGACAGGGTTTCCTCACCGTGTTTGCCGGCTCCTATCGGGTGCATAACGGCGACATTACACTCGAAGGGATCGGCGGTGCAGCAGACGGTGAGCAGCCCGACGGCAAGCAATACATCGAGGCCTTGCGCACGGCGGTTCGCTACGAAATCCTCTCCGCCCGACGCATGCGGCTGTATTACAACGGCGGGAAGGATTACCTGCTGTTTCGTGAATGGGGGGAGGCGGACAGCAAGATTCCGGCCGCGCTGCTCGATAATATGTGGAAGCTGTCGGGCTTTGTCCGGACGGCGGACGGCGTGGTGCAGGAAGTGCAGTCCGGGAACTGCGGACGATGCTACAGCATGCAGATGCTTTCGAACGGCGTGATCGCCGGACGCACGTCGGCCAACGAGATCCACGGGAATTTTGAAGTCTGGGGCGATCAAATCCGGATCGACCGCTTCTTCGCCGTCCAACCGACCCGAGACGAACCTACCGACGGTAAGCGATACATCGCCACCATGCCCGAAGTCACCCGTTACGAGGTCAAAGACGGACAGCTGAAACTCTACTACAACGACGATGAAAACTACCTGCTTTTCCGCGCATGGAAAGAGTCGAAAGAGGAGATCATCCCCGAGGCGCCACCGGCCGAATTACTGGGCCGGACGTGGCGACTGCTCGGCTTCGGCGGCCCATTCGACTATGCCGTGCGCGAGCCCGAACCGACGGAATGCCGGGTGTGCTACACGCTGACGTTCTCGAAAGACGGCACGATGAAAGGCCGCACCTCATCCCGCGAAATCTCGGGGCAGTACAAGGTGCGCGGCGGCACGTTTGTGATGCTCTTTTCCGCCAACGAATCCGCCGAATCGTCGGCCGACGGGCGGGAATACATCCGGGCCTTGGACAGCATATCTACGTACATTCTGTCCGGCGATCGGCTGACCTTTTACAGCGAAGATCAAAGGCGGCATCTGCTGTTCTGCGACGAGAAGGCGCTGTCGTTCGATCGGGTTCCGCCCGGGCTGTCCGGCGTATGGAAGTTGGTCGGCTTCGTCAGCGCGGACGGCATCCTGAGTGAGGCGGATCCGAAAGATTGCGATCGGTGCTACACTATCTCGTTTTTAAAAGACGGCTATCTGACAGGACGGACAATCAACAACGAGGCATGGGCACGCTACCAATTCAATGGCCACAACATACGCATCAGAGATTTTGGGATGACCATGGTGGGCGAATATGGTGATAGCGATACTTACGTGAAGGCCTTAAAACAATCCACCCGCTACGAACTCGTCTCAGGTCGGTTGAGATTATATTACAACAATGATAGGGATTATTTACTGTTTAAAAAGATACAATGA
- a CDS encoding trypsin-like serine peptidase — protein MRQTILLMSLFICVFFSVNAQISTDEEPVSFREGNIPSRFSVSQDIRIMPALDMNRIEQEDAKDEANGLPPRFGYPHEVILDLENSGHWQELSNGDRLWQLTIRCPQALFINLLYDRFWLPEGGKFFIYTTDRKHSIGAFTSINNKGGRDNVQGFATGLLYGDEVTLEYYQPKQVTEQAIISVSSVIHGYKYVRIASDKKLTNSNSPVPPGYCFVEISCPEERDWQKEKNAIAMIVKGERAIGTGALINNTKNNGEPLFLTANHCLDNKYDARGNRAITDWLFYWRYEDPNCKYVSAIKPKFSTSGAEVIANNPGSDFALLRLAEDPSRIVEVTPYYLGWDRSGNPGGQGASIHHPFGSTMKISIVKDRPLEVDYKPENNHVARCWKVNWSKGMIEQSSSGSPLLNAEHRIIG, from the coding sequence ATGAGACAGACTATTTTATTAATGAGCTTATTCATCTGCGTTTTCTTTTCGGTTAATGCGCAGATAAGTACCGATGAAGAGCCTGTGAGCTTTAGGGAAGGTAATATACCCTCTCGCTTCTCGGTATCGCAGGATATCAGGATCATGCCAGCGTTGGATATGAACCGCATCGAACAGGAAGATGCGAAAGACGAGGCAAACGGACTTCCTCCTCGCTTCGGTTATCCTCACGAGGTTATCCTCGATTTGGAAAATTCCGGTCACTGGCAAGAACTTTCCAATGGAGATAGATTGTGGCAATTGACTATACGCTGTCCACAAGCGCTTTTCATAAACCTGCTTTACGATAGATTTTGGCTTCCGGAAGGAGGAAAGTTTTTTATTTATACGACTGACCGAAAACATTCGATCGGTGCCTTTACTTCGATAAATAATAAAGGTGGTCGAGATAATGTACAGGGCTTTGCTACGGGATTGCTGTATGGAGACGAGGTTACGCTGGAATATTACCAACCTAAGCAAGTAACAGAACAGGCAATTATATCTGTGTCATCTGTAATTCATGGGTATAAATACGTGCGGATTGCAAGCGATAAAAAGCTCACCAATTCAAATTCTCCAGTTCCACCTGGTTATTGCTTTGTGGAAATAAGTTGTCCGGAAGAGCGTGATTGGCAAAAAGAAAAAAATGCGATAGCGATGATTGTCAAAGGAGAGAGGGCTATCGGAACAGGTGCTCTGATAAATAATACAAAGAACAATGGCGAACCTCTATTTTTAACAGCGAACCATTGTCTTGACAACAAATATGATGCTAGAGGAAATCGGGCTATAACCGATTGGTTGTTCTATTGGCGTTATGAAGATCCAAATTGTAAATATGTATCGGCGATAAAGCCAAAATTTTCGACATCTGGAGCAGAGGTTATTGCCAATAACCCTGGATCTGATTTTGCTCTATTAAGATTGGCAGAGGATCCTTCACGTATAGTGGAAGTAACACCTTATTATTTGGGATGGGATCGTTCTGGAAATCCTGGAGGGCAAGGTGCTTCTATCCATCATCCTTTTGGCTCAACCATGAAAATCAGCATTGTTAAAGATAGGCCATTAGAAGTCGACTATAAACCTGAGAATAACCATGTTGCGAGATGTTGGAAAGTTAATTGGAGCAAAGGAATGATAGAACAGAGTTCATCTGGGTCACCTCTTCTTAATGCGGAGCACAGGATTATTGGATAA
- a CDS encoding ABC transporter permease, translating to MKTISRNLLSIVRRFRVATVLNVFGLSFAFAAFMTILMQVDYERNFDRCHPEAEHIFRVDLSQPGEFSTVLPRAFVEAVIASSPHIEAGTLINPFVGEVYFTVVGNDGTRHGFRETVQTCHPTLVRTFNFPITEGDTDCLRSPDKVLIPESMARRLFGSVSAVGRPLRAEESIWSKSRDDDSTQLELTVGAVYRDFPGNTQLRNVIYTAIDGAFLKENYDASNFICYVRLDNAASAVDVEENFNRHFNFSQIGHPVEQMKLTPLTSIYFMNESGDGRLFRSGNADVVNLLMGIALLILVIAAVNYTNFSTAMTPLRMKSINTQRVLGSTNSALRLSLLIEACAICLTAFLLAVILVWGMHQSRLLAFVEADTLPLHHPVLLLVTAIVSLLVGLAAGVYPAYYMTSFPPAMVLKGSFGLSPRGRRLRLMLVSLQFVISMTLIIGAGFVQLQNRFLRTHIIGFDRDQIAVVELNGAIAGHHAREYVDGLKSYAGIEDVAFASEKIGAKDVYMTESSDYNGRNFSYNLIYVSWNFLRTMGIHIVDGRDFTEADARSDRPAFIFNDHARRSLQMSVGPFKYWRDNSGDLVGFTGDLHIASLRQESTNICLAASPLGSRLPVSYIRLKSGTDVRAATAHIRKTVAAIDPSFPIDITFYDTIYNELYHRETTLRTLITFFGLLAVLLSLVGVFGLVVFDSEYRRKEIGLRKVFGSSTGQILILFNRTYLRIVAICFVVASPVAYYGVTKWLEHFAYRTPIRWWVFAIAFVAVSAITFITVTFQNWCSANANPVDSLKNE from the coding sequence ATGAAAACGATATCCCGCAACCTACTCAGCATCGTCCGCCGCTTCCGTGTGGCGACCGTGCTCAACGTCTTCGGCCTCTCATTCGCCTTTGCAGCCTTCATGACGATTCTCATGCAGGTCGATTACGAGCGAAATTTTGACCGCTGTCACCCCGAGGCCGAACATATTTTTCGAGTGGATCTCTCGCAACCCGGCGAGTTCTCCACTGTCCTGCCGCGTGCCTTCGTGGAGGCCGTCATCGCCTCGTCCCCACATATTGAAGCAGGCACGCTGATCAACCCCTTCGTCGGCGAGGTCTATTTTACGGTCGTGGGAAACGACGGCACCCGTCATGGCTTCCGCGAAACAGTGCAGACGTGTCACCCGACGCTCGTCCGAACATTTAATTTCCCCATTACGGAAGGCGACACCGATTGTCTCCGCAGTCCGGATAAGGTGCTGATCCCCGAGAGCATGGCTCGCCGACTTTTTGGATCCGTGTCGGCCGTCGGGCGTCCATTGCGCGCCGAAGAATCGATCTGGAGCAAAAGCCGCGACGACGATAGCACGCAGTTGGAGCTTACGGTGGGTGCCGTCTACCGTGATTTTCCGGGGAATACGCAGCTGCGCAACGTCATCTATACCGCCATCGATGGAGCATTTCTGAAGGAGAATTACGACGCCAGCAACTTCATCTGTTACGTTCGCTTGGACAATGCCGCCTCAGCCGTCGACGTAGAGGAAAACTTCAATCGACATTTCAACTTTAGCCAAATCGGCCATCCGGTTGAGCAGATGAAGCTCACGCCCCTCACCAGTATCTATTTTATGAACGAGAGCGGCGACGGACGTCTTTTTCGGAGTGGTAACGCCGATGTTGTAAATCTACTTATGGGCATCGCACTGCTGATACTTGTCATTGCAGCAGTGAATTACACCAATTTCAGCACCGCCATGACACCGCTGAGAATGAAGAGCATCAATACGCAGAGAGTTTTAGGCAGTACAAATTCCGCTCTTCGCCTCTCGCTACTGATCGAGGCTTGTGCCATTTGTCTCACGGCGTTTTTGCTCGCGGTAATACTTGTTTGGGGCATGCATCAGAGCCGTTTGCTGGCTTTCGTTGAGGCCGACACATTGCCGCTTCATCACCCGGTACTTTTATTGGTTACCGCCATTGTATCGTTACTCGTCGGCCTCGCAGCAGGCGTCTATCCGGCTTACTACATGACCTCTTTCCCACCTGCGATGGTGCTGAAGGGTAGCTTCGGCCTCTCACCTCGCGGAAGGAGGCTCAGGCTCATGCTCGTCAGCCTGCAATTCGTCATATCGATGACGCTGATCATTGGCGCGGGCTTCGTTCAGTTGCAAAACCGTTTTCTGCGCACCCACATCATCGGTTTTGACCGCGATCAAATCGCCGTGGTAGAGCTCAACGGAGCCATCGCTGGTCATCATGCCCGTGAGTATGTCGACGGATTGAAATCTTACGCAGGTATTGAGGACGTGGCGTTTGCCTCGGAGAAGATCGGCGCGAAAGATGTCTACATGACGGAATCGTCAGACTACAACGGCCGCAATTTTTCCTACAATCTAATCTACGTATCGTGGAACTTCCTCCGGACAATGGGCATTCACATAGTCGACGGCCGCGATTTCACCGAGGCCGATGCGCGCAGTGACCGGCCAGCCTTTATTTTCAACGATCACGCTCGGCGCAGTCTGCAGATGTCCGTCGGTCCTTTCAAATATTGGCGTGACAACTCGGGCGACCTTGTCGGCTTCACGGGCGACTTGCATATCGCTTCGCTGCGACAAGAATCGACCAACATATGCCTTGCTGCCAGTCCGCTCGGTTCCCGTCTGCCCGTCTCTTACATCCGCCTAAAGTCCGGCACCGACGTTCGCGCCGCTACAGCACACATCCGAAAGACCGTAGCCGCCATCGATCCCTCTTTTCCGATCGATATCACCTTCTACGACACAATCTACAACGAGCTTTATCACCGCGAAACGACACTACGCACGCTCATCACATTTTTTGGTCTGCTGGCCGTGTTACTGTCTCTCGTCGGCGTATTTGGCCTTGTGGTGTTTGACAGCGAGTACCGTCGGAAGGAGATCGGCCTCCGCAAAGTTTTCGGATCGTCTACCGGACAAATTCTTATCCTATTCAATCGCACTTATCTGCGTATTGTCGCTATCTGCTTTGTTGTAGCCTCGCCCGTGGCTTATTACGGCGTAACAAAATGGCTCGAACATTTCGCCTACCGTACCCCGATTCGTTGGTGGGTATTTGCGATAGCATTTGTAGCAGTCTCGGCCATCACTTTTATCACCGTAACGTTCCAGAATTGGTGCTCGGCTAATGCTAATCCGGTGGACAGTCTAAAAAATGAATGA